From one Thermoplasmata archaeon genomic stretch:
- a CDS encoding ABC transporter permease, whose translation MNIYVRLVYRNLRANLDRASLFFELIFPLFFIFVQGPAIGGTGLTLNLGGKVVGYAEYLATGAVTLTVINGGTNAGTQLWFDRKNGMFEQLLMAPLTRAQYILSIILATLIIGVVGSLLVFAFAFPVVGAAIALTIQGQIFIAAALFLGTVFFGSFAITVSVALRSSETFQVVSTFAFFIFLFTSSVFFPTGSAPLAIQIVSLGNPLTYTTDVFRAGIFDALTPLVSLELTILAVEALAMFIVAVLAFRRIRV comes from the coding sequence ATGAACATCTACGTGCGGCTCGTGTACCGCAACCTTCGAGCGAACCTCGACCGCGCATCCCTGTTCTTCGAGCTCATCTTCCCTCTGTTCTTCATCTTCGTCCAGGGGCCTGCGATTGGAGGAACGGGGCTCACGCTCAACCTCGGGGGGAAGGTCGTTGGGTACGCCGAGTACCTCGCCACCGGCGCGGTGACGTTGACGGTCATCAACGGCGGCACGAATGCGGGCACGCAGCTCTGGTTCGACCGGAAGAACGGCATGTTCGAGCAACTCCTCATGGCGCCGCTCACGCGAGCTCAATACATCCTGAGCATCATCCTCGCGACCCTGATCATCGGTGTCGTGGGTTCGCTCCTCGTCTTCGCCTTCGCGTTCCCGGTTGTCGGCGCCGCAATCGCGTTGACCATCCAGGGACAGATCTTCATCGCGGCAGCCCTCTTCCTTGGGACCGTGTTCTTCGGATCGTTCGCGATCACGGTGTCCGTGGCGCTGAGGTCCTCCGAGACGTTCCAGGTGGTCTCGACCTTCGCCTTCTTCATCTTCCTCTTCACCTCCTCCGTGTTCTTCCCCACGGGTTCCGCCCCTCTGGCGATCCAGATCGTGAGCCTTGGGAATCCCCTCACCTACACCACGGACGTCTTCCGCGCGGGAATCTTCGACGCCCTCACGCCGTTGGTCTCCCTGGAGCTGACGATCCTGGCGGTCGAGGCCCTGGCCATGTTCATCGTCGCGGTGTTGGCGTTCCGACGAATCCGGGTCTGA
- a CDS encoding CDP-alcohol phosphatidyltransferase family protein, which yields MVLDRFRPAADRLLVPLASHLGGVNPNTISWIGLLAAGVAGVGFYVGGTGFLVLSLVLIVASAYLDALDGKVAKMFGKASARGDFIDHVFDRYADVFLLGGIAFGVYCRLWVGSLAIIGVLLTSYMGTQAQAVGQGRHYGGLLGRADRLVLLFLGGLLQLVAAPSGGVLWGVAPVSFGPLEWIMVLFAILANATAVQRAVGIWRGFGGAAKGP from the coding sequence GTGGTACTAGATCGCTTCCGACCCGCGGCGGATCGATTGCTCGTGCCCCTGGCCTCCCACCTCGGGGGGGTGAACCCGAACACGATCTCTTGGATCGGCCTTCTCGCGGCGGGCGTGGCGGGCGTGGGCTTCTACGTCGGCGGCACGGGGTTCCTCGTGCTCTCCTTGGTCCTGATCGTCGCGAGCGCCTACTTGGACGCGCTGGACGGGAAGGTCGCCAAGATGTTCGGCAAGGCGTCCGCGCGCGGGGACTTCATCGACCATGTGTTCGACCGCTATGCGGACGTCTTCCTCCTAGGCGGCATCGCGTTCGGCGTGTACTGCCGTCTCTGGGTCGGATCGCTGGCCATCATCGGCGTTCTGCTCACGTCGTACATGGGGACCCAGGCCCAGGCCGTCGGGCAGGGTCGCCACTACGGGGGGCTCCTGGGGCGGGCGGACCGTCTCGTCCTCCTCTTCCTCGGAGGGTTGCTCCAGCTGGTGGCGGCCCCCTCGGGTGGCGTCCTCTGGGGCGTTGCGCCCGTGAGCTTCGGGCCACTCGAGTGGATCATGGTCCTGTTCGCAATCCTCGCGAACGCGACCGCGGTCCAACGGGCCGTGGGAATCTGGCGCGGCTTCGGCGGCGCTGCTAAGGGCCCGTAG
- a CDS encoding cob(I)yrinic acid a,c-diamide adenosyltransferase: MPTLFTRSGDEGTTGLLGPERISKDDPRVEAMGAVDELNAVLGVTLAVQRNRAVRDALRKVQDDLFTVGAELATTGRGEAKLPRITKEYVADLESALAAFDVGPVTEFLLPRGSEALARLHWARTVARRAERRVVALAHKEPVNPELLRYLNRLSSLLYQMAVWVQTKARGKKEHPTYRG; encoded by the coding sequence ATGCCCACGTTGTTCACGCGGAGCGGCGACGAGGGGACCACGGGACTCCTGGGGCCCGAACGAATATCAAAGGACGACCCGCGGGTGGAGGCCATGGGCGCGGTGGATGAGCTCAACGCGGTCCTCGGCGTGACCCTGGCCGTCCAGAGGAACCGCGCGGTCCGCGACGCGCTCCGCAAGGTCCAGGACGACCTATTCACCGTGGGCGCCGAACTCGCGACGACGGGCCGCGGGGAGGCCAAGTTGCCTCGGATCACGAAGGAGTACGTCGCCGATCTCGAATCCGCCCTGGCCGCGTTCGACGTGGGCCCCGTGACCGAGTTCCTCCTGCCCCGCGGCTCCGAGGCGCTGGCCCGCCTGCACTGGGCCCGGACCGTAGCCCGCCGCGCGGAGCGACGCGTCGTTGCCCTCGCACACAAGGAGCCGGTGAACCCGGAGTTGCTCCGGTACCTGAACCGGCTCTCGTCGCTCCTCTACCAGATGGCGGTCTGGGTGCAGACGAAAGCGAGGGGGAAGAAGGAGCATCCGACGTACCGAGGCTAG
- a CDS encoding ABC transporter ATP-binding protein, which produces MNDDGIAVRVEELSRYFGDKAAVDRISFEIRRAEVFGFLGPNGAGKTTTIKMLTTLLPPTSGRATILGHDLAMEGRKIRARIGVVQQQDSFDQGLNVETSMDIYGLIWDVPKPERKRRIEELIARFDMEEFRKKPTVDLSAGQRRRLQVAREFIHDMDLLFLDEPTVGLDPIVRRAVLDYLKDRVKQGLTIFFTTHVLEEAEYLCDRIAVINQGRIVEVDTPENLKRRFGSAKAVEFKLLQGHSREMAAALATLDGVTHQVQDESTGAYRVTTSTPESVIPGIYRLAERFQLTVSSIYIAETTLEDAFINLVTDNHNVDAGPGSA; this is translated from the coding sequence GTGAACGACGACGGGATCGCGGTCCGGGTCGAGGAACTGTCCCGGTACTTCGGCGACAAGGCCGCCGTCGACCGGATCAGCTTCGAGATCCGCCGGGCGGAGGTCTTCGGCTTCCTGGGTCCGAATGGCGCGGGGAAGACCACGACGATCAAGATGCTCACCACACTCCTCCCGCCGACCTCGGGGCGAGCGACGATTCTGGGCCACGATTTGGCTATGGAAGGCCGCAAGATCCGAGCTCGGATCGGCGTGGTCCAGCAGCAGGACAGTTTCGATCAGGGGCTGAACGTCGAGACGAGCATGGACATCTACGGGCTCATCTGGGACGTCCCGAAGCCGGAGCGGAAACGCCGGATCGAGGAGCTCATCGCGCGGTTCGACATGGAGGAGTTCCGCAAGAAGCCGACCGTCGACCTTTCCGCAGGACAACGGCGTCGACTCCAGGTTGCCCGGGAGTTCATCCACGACATGGATCTCCTGTTCCTGGATGAGCCCACGGTCGGCCTGGACCCGATCGTCCGGCGCGCGGTCCTCGACTACCTCAAGGACCGGGTCAAGCAAGGCCTCACCATATTCTTCACGACCCACGTGCTCGAGGAGGCGGAATACCTGTGTGACCGGATCGCGGTCATCAACCAAGGGAGAATCGTGGAGGTGGACACGCCGGAGAACCTGAAGCGCCGGTTCGGGAGCGCCAAGGCGGTCGAGTTCAAGCTCCTCCAGGGCCACTCCCGGGAAATGGCCGCCGCGCTTGCCACACTGGACGGCGTAACGCACCAGGTCCAAGATGAGAGCACGGGCGCCTACCGGGTGACCACGAGCACGCCGGAGTCCGTCATCCCGGGAATCTACCGCCTCGCGGAGCGGTTCCAGCTGACCGTGTCCTCCATCTACATCGCGGAAACGACGCTCGAGGACGCGTTCATCAACCTCGTCACGGACAACCACAACGTCGATGCGGGCCCCGGGAGTGCCTAG
- a CDS encoding adenylate kinase family protein → MLVAVTGTPGTGKTSACDVLARRGYAVVDLDDLARKGGYVVGRDEARQTDEVDVDALREHLRIPSKVAFLRSHYSHRMDVDLAIVLRCRPSVLGKRLEARGWPPEKVRENVEAEAIDVITQEAAERLPRVYEVDTTTLNSDQTADAVLGILQGRTKGRELGSVDWSEEVLSWY, encoded by the coding sequence GTGCTCGTCGCCGTCACGGGGACGCCCGGGACCGGGAAGACCTCCGCCTGCGACGTCCTCGCCCGGCGGGGCTACGCGGTCGTGGACCTGGATGACCTCGCCCGGAAGGGCGGGTACGTCGTGGGGCGGGACGAGGCGCGGCAGACGGATGAGGTAGACGTGGACGCCTTGCGGGAACACCTTCGCATTCCTTCCAAGGTCGCATTCCTCCGGTCCCACTACAGCCACCGCATGGACGTCGATCTTGCGATTGTCCTCCGGTGTCGTCCTTCCGTCCTCGGGAAGCGCCTGGAGGCCCGAGGCTGGCCGCCGGAGAAGGTCCGCGAGAACGTCGAGGCCGAGGCCATCGATGTGATCACCCAGGAGGCCGCCGAGCGCCTGCCGCGGGTCTACGAGGTGGACACCACGACGCTGAATTCGGACCAGACCGCCGACGCCGTCCTCGGTATCCTCCAAGGGCGGACGAAGGGCCGCGAGCTCGGCTCCGTCGACTGGAGCGAGGAGGTGCTCTCGTGGTACTAG
- a CDS encoding proteasome subunit beta yields MTTTVGIRSKDGVVLAADKRASKGFFVGSKVVQKLFALDDTTAVAIAGQMSDAEYLVNLAKAERRLLALRRGYPLSVRESAKLISNIVYNGMKSYSPFYVELVVAGVDKEGAHVYTSDMSGAVTSEDFMSSGSGSPIAYGVLEQGYRKDIALEDAGKLAEAAVRAAMERDPGSGNGVDVLVVPNGRWHGEAN; encoded by the coding sequence ATGACCACCACGGTTGGCATACGCAGCAAGGACGGCGTCGTCCTGGCGGCGGACAAGCGTGCGTCCAAGGGGTTCTTCGTCGGATCCAAGGTGGTCCAGAAGCTCTTCGCCTTGGACGACACGACGGCCGTCGCCATCGCCGGACAGATGTCCGATGCGGAGTACCTCGTGAACCTCGCGAAGGCGGAACGGAGGCTGCTCGCCCTGCGGCGCGGCTACCCGCTCAGCGTGCGCGAGAGCGCGAAGCTCATCTCGAACATCGTGTACAACGGAATGAAGTCCTACAGCCCGTTCTACGTCGAACTCGTCGTCGCGGGCGTGGACAAGGAAGGCGCCCACGTCTACACGAGCGACATGAGCGGCGCCGTGACCTCGGAGGACTTCATGTCCTCGGGGAGCGGCTCGCCGATCGCCTACGGCGTGCTCGAGCAGGGCTACCGCAAGGACATCGCCCTGGAGGACGCGGGCAAGCTTGCGGAGGCCGCGGTCCGCGCGGCCATGGAGCGCGACCCGGGCAGCGGGAATGGCGTCGACGTCCTCGTCGTCCCGAACGGACGTTGGCACGGGGAGGCGAACTGA
- a CDS encoding DNA primase large subunit PriL: MELASLAKFPFLREAAAYIRAEKITLEDLLSESAFDRARVLGKARVIEALEKGPPTERVAIDMADQLAQLLAYPVARILVSANADHYLIRRFALHEAMAAELRLETEADSFVLHLAAELGLDLRREDGGFRLHFADFLRFTNTMREPPWKLINQKLDAGYVHLLRPKVLRIMRNAIERHIEEGLPIPVNDAIEAIFRRDLGEIHGLLEAKKATFKADDICKVSITRFPPCMYNLLAQIQNHENVPHMGRFAIVSFLHHIGLGNEEIFRVFGDVPDFAADVTKYQIDHITGTTSATEYTPPECSTMKSYGICPGPDRLCLHIKHPLSYYTIKGRERRPPGETAATAV; the protein is encoded by the coding sequence GTGGAACTCGCGAGCCTCGCCAAGTTCCCCTTCCTTCGGGAGGCGGCCGCCTATATCCGCGCGGAGAAGATCACCCTCGAGGACCTCCTGTCGGAGAGCGCGTTCGACCGGGCGCGGGTTCTTGGCAAGGCCCGGGTGATCGAGGCGCTGGAGAAGGGACCTCCCACGGAACGCGTGGCGATCGACATGGCGGACCAGCTCGCGCAGCTCCTCGCGTACCCCGTAGCGCGCATCCTCGTGTCCGCGAACGCGGACCACTACCTGATCCGTCGGTTCGCCCTCCATGAGGCCATGGCGGCCGAACTGCGCCTGGAGACGGAGGCGGACAGCTTCGTGCTCCATCTTGCCGCGGAGCTCGGGCTGGATCTCCGACGGGAGGACGGAGGGTTCCGCCTGCACTTCGCGGACTTCCTGCGCTTCACGAACACGATGCGGGAGCCGCCGTGGAAGCTGATCAACCAGAAGCTCGATGCGGGCTACGTGCACCTGCTACGGCCCAAGGTCCTCCGGATCATGCGGAACGCGATCGAACGCCACATCGAGGAGGGTCTGCCCATCCCGGTGAACGATGCGATCGAAGCGATTTTCCGCCGCGACCTCGGGGAGATTCACGGGCTCCTGGAGGCGAAGAAGGCGACGTTCAAGGCGGACGACATCTGCAAGGTGAGCATCACCCGCTTCCCGCCGTGCATGTACAACCTCCTGGCCCAGATCCAGAACCACGAGAACGTGCCCCACATGGGCCGCTTCGCGATCGTCTCCTTCCTCCACCACATCGGCCTCGGCAACGAGGAGATTTTCCGGGTCTTCGGGGACGTCCCGGACTTCGCCGCGGACGTGACGAAGTACCAGATCGACCACATTACGGGGACGACGTCGGCCACGGAATACACGCCGCCGGAATGCTCGACGATGAAGTCGTACGGCATTTGCCCGGGCCCGGACCGCCTTTGCCTCCACATCAAGCACCCCCTGTCGTACTACACGATTAAGGGGCGGGAACGGCGGCCTCCGGGTGAGACCGCCGCCACGGCCGTGTGA
- a CDS encoding ABC transporter substrate-binding protein codes for MRIVSLLPAATEICFALDLDGDLVGVSPECDYPPTARDRPALSRARVDTDRSTSADISQRVGTALARGDPLYEIDEEGMRQAAPDVILTQGLCEVCAPSVSDVRSVAARLAKKPRILALDPHSLKDVLEDIQRVGAACGAAGTAKNVVEELRERIERVGFLAAQASARPSTVCIEWVDPLFLAGHWVPEMVDIAGGADALVKSGEPSRRIEPKELLLAAPEVAILMPCGFHLDRARTEATALAAQSWWRDLPAARKDRVWVADGSAYFSRPGPRLVDGIEILAHILHPEIFPRPPSPKDAAPWVG; via the coding sequence ATGCGCATCGTGTCCCTCCTGCCCGCGGCGACGGAGATCTGCTTCGCGCTCGACCTGGACGGCGATCTCGTCGGCGTGTCGCCCGAGTGCGACTACCCGCCCACGGCGCGAGACCGACCGGCGCTGAGCCGCGCCCGCGTGGACACGGACCGTTCCACGAGTGCGGACATCAGCCAGCGGGTCGGAACGGCGCTCGCGCGCGGTGACCCCCTTTACGAGATCGACGAGGAGGGGATGCGGCAGGCCGCGCCCGACGTGATCCTGACCCAGGGGCTTTGTGAGGTGTGTGCGCCATCCGTGAGCGACGTCCGCTCGGTCGCCGCACGCTTGGCGAAGAAACCCCGAATCCTCGCGTTGGACCCCCACTCCCTCAAGGACGTCCTCGAGGACATCCAGCGGGTCGGAGCCGCCTGCGGGGCCGCGGGGACCGCGAAGAACGTGGTCGAGGAGCTCAGGGAGCGGATCGAGCGGGTGGGCTTCCTCGCCGCCCAGGCTTCGGCACGGCCGAGCACGGTGTGCATCGAGTGGGTCGATCCCCTCTTCCTGGCGGGCCACTGGGTGCCCGAGATGGTGGATATCGCGGGAGGCGCGGATGCGCTGGTGAAGTCCGGCGAGCCGTCGCGGCGGATCGAGCCGAAGGAACTCCTCCTCGCCGCCCCAGAGGTCGCCATCCTGATGCCCTGCGGCTTCCATCTCGACCGCGCGCGGACGGAGGCCACCGCACTCGCGGCGCAGTCCTGGTGGCGCGATCTCCCCGCGGCTCGGAAGGACCGCGTCTGGGTCGCCGACGGATCCGCGTACTTCAGCCGGCCCGGACCGAGGCTCGTGGACGGCATCGAGATCCTAGCCCACATCCTCCATCCCGAGATCTTCCCGCGCCCGCCATCCCCCAAGGACGCGGCCCCCTGGGTGGGATGA
- a CDS encoding glycosyltransferase, producing MTERSGYFAVHSQGLGHASRSVALARGVLERRPDLYFLFLAGSPALDLVVASGFDALTMPPAPDFPSANGVLDPVSCWYREYARYLRVAGRFMRKEGDWDYYRFLISDSELASVREAVRHGVPTTLIVNEFARDFARDPVSRGWEALGNFWFSRLARRIDLILVADRGPDWPNVRRIGPIVRPPSASREQLREDLVFRKKTILVTAGGTAIGEFLLKTAMEAFRDLRLEDTSMVVVSGPKMKVDPAPGVYTYGFVPNLQDFVFAADLVITLAGKGTVHEALTSGTPVIAIPPKGHAEAERNAAALGYHFEDVSRLRTLIPEKLALGRLPPHPSGNEDAVRLLAEFLDRDSTKG from the coding sequence ATGACGGAGCGGAGCGGCTACTTCGCGGTGCACTCCCAGGGACTCGGCCACGCGAGCCGGTCCGTGGCCCTGGCCCGGGGCGTCCTGGAGCGTCGGCCCGACCTCTATTTCCTCTTCCTCGCGGGGTCGCCCGCCCTGGATCTGGTCGTCGCGAGTGGCTTCGACGCGCTTACGATGCCTCCTGCGCCCGACTTCCCCTCGGCGAACGGGGTCCTCGATCCCGTCTCCTGCTGGTACCGGGAGTACGCACGGTATCTGCGTGTCGCAGGCCGATTCATGCGCAAGGAGGGCGACTGGGACTACTATCGCTTCCTGATCTCGGACAGCGAGCTGGCCTCCGTACGGGAGGCGGTTCGCCACGGAGTACCGACCACCCTGATCGTGAACGAATTCGCCCGCGACTTCGCCCGCGATCCCGTGTCCCGGGGCTGGGAAGCCCTCGGGAACTTCTGGTTCTCCCGGCTCGCGCGGCGGATCGACCTGATCCTGGTCGCGGACCGCGGACCCGATTGGCCGAACGTTCGTCGGATCGGGCCTATCGTCCGGCCGCCGAGCGCCTCGCGGGAGCAGCTGCGGGAGGATCTTGTGTTCCGGAAGAAGACCATCCTCGTGACCGCAGGTGGCACCGCCATCGGCGAGTTCCTGCTGAAGACGGCAATGGAGGCGTTCCGCGACCTCCGACTCGAGGACACGTCCATGGTCGTCGTGAGCGGGCCTAAGATGAAGGTGGACCCCGCACCCGGCGTGTACACGTACGGGTTCGTGCCCAACCTGCAGGACTTCGTGTTCGCCGCGGACCTCGTGATCACGCTCGCCGGGAAGGGGACCGTCCACGAGGCACTCACATCCGGCACCCCCGTCATCGCGATCCCGCCCAAAGGCCACGCAGAGGCGGAGCGGAATGCGGCGGCCCTCGGCTACCACTTTGAGGACGTGTCGCGCCTTCGCACGCTGATCCCGGAGAAGCTCGCGCTCGGACGGCTGCCGCCGCACCCTAGTGGCAACGAAGACGCCGTGCGACTGCTCGCCGAGTTCTTGGACCGGGATTCCACAAAGGGCTAG
- a CDS encoding proteasome subunit alpha (cleaves peptide bonds) → MAAEMGRLPFFYSPEGRLVQVDYALQAVSRGSTTIGLKGKDFALLSSQVKPTRPLLEAAEKVFVLDDHIGATGSGYIGDVTTLIDELRVEAQKHRLVYDNPIDVGTLSRHLSEYLHQLTMYAVRPLGASIILAGVDELGIQLVQVDPSGTTFRGSGFAIGQGADDALETVHKGYRPDLSLEEALALTTKAIEDLNGGKNIIEHGVVRVDTKRFERIAPSISG, encoded by the coding sequence ATGGCGGCGGAAATGGGACGCCTGCCCTTCTTCTACTCGCCCGAGGGCCGCCTGGTCCAGGTGGACTACGCCCTCCAGGCCGTCTCCCGCGGCTCCACGACGATCGGTCTGAAGGGCAAGGATTTCGCCCTGCTCTCGAGCCAGGTCAAGCCCACGCGGCCTCTCCTCGAAGCGGCAGAGAAGGTCTTCGTCCTGGACGACCACATCGGCGCGACGGGCAGCGGCTACATCGGGGACGTGACCACGCTCATCGACGAGCTCCGGGTGGAGGCGCAGAAACACCGCCTCGTGTACGACAACCCGATCGATGTGGGCACGCTCTCGCGCCATCTCTCCGAGTACCTGCACCAGCTCACCATGTACGCGGTGCGACCGCTCGGTGCGTCGATCATTCTGGCCGGCGTGGATGAATTGGGCATCCAGCTGGTCCAGGTCGACCCCAGCGGCACGACGTTCCGAGGCTCCGGCTTCGCCATCGGCCAGGGTGCGGATGATGCCCTTGAGACGGTTCACAAGGGTTACCGTCCGGACCTGAGTCTCGAGGAGGCTCTGGCTCTGACGACGAAAGCGATTGAAGACCTGAACGGCGGCAAGAACATCATCGAGCACGGGGTCGTCCGAGTCGACACGAAGCGATTCGAGCGCATCGCACCCTCGATCTCCGGGTAG